Below is a window of Rhea pennata isolate bPtePen1 chromosome 2, bPtePen1.pri, whole genome shotgun sequence DNA.
ttcagaccCTTTTATAGATCTGGCTATCAGAACTCAGTTTTTAAATAGGCATGCTGATTTTCAGTGCTCAGCCTACATATTTAAGAATGGTATGGTTATGTTCTTTCAAAATTGTTGGGAATaagacatttatttcagttttgtattttagctcatatttatttattctccttCCTCTTGTTATCTCCTTCCGTTAACCAAGTAGATTGTTTAGAGAAGAAGcctgctctcttcctttctaGAAAACACTTTATAAAGTAGAGATTGCATCTGAGGAAAGAACTGGCTGGGCTAGGTCTGCTGTCAGCTGTGTTCCCGGTCCATCTGTTATTTCAGCAGACTTCATCTCAAAGAGTCTCACAGAAAACTAAGCAAGAAAATTTCCAATTTCTCAGTCCCCTTCTTCTGTTACTgagattttctgtcttttgcttATTAAGTAAAACAGAAGATTGTTATATTGTTATAACGctgcctttttctctttgattaccttttaaaatagaaatcgAGGTCTAACTCTGCAGATATCACACCTCACAACAATAGTCTTGTTATGCAGGCTCATGGGAAAAGGTATGTGAAAAATTCTTTGCTCAGTTGAACATAACAGGATTATAGTATGTCATCAGTCTAATAGATATTACTACTGTTTAAATTATGCTGAAATTAaataagaaagcatttaaagaagcttttttttgaaaaggcaaagataaaatacacaaagttaattttgaataattcatTTCATGTTGTCATGTGGTCAAGATTAtttacaatttaaataattattgaaGAATAGCTTCCTTTGCATTATGGACACACACAGTTATAAAAAACTGCAATATGTAGTCTTATGTATATTTGATCTAGAGATTGGCTCTCACAGAGTTTTCTTTGGCTGCCTTGGTaatggatattttaaaattccagtcTGTAGACATTTGAATGCTTTACCTGTGTTCAGTAAACTATTATTTTAGAAGTACCATGCCAGTAAACtactcaaagaaaaaattgttgAAAAGGCACACGTACTTGAGGTAGTATGGCACATAACAATTTagtttagtattttcttttatgtactACTTTCTACAGAATGTTTTACtgcagtttaatatttttctatgaaatcCATATAGGTGTTGTCCAGTATATCTGGGTGGAAGCTCTTCACCATATGGTATaggaacaaatatttcaaaaaggtAGGGAACATGACAAAAATGTTCTACTTGCATTATCATTGTTTTTATCAGAACTGTGGATCTCTCATGGTACAGCATATATATGTTTGAATTTTAGTTTGAATTGTACAGGACAGCTATATACTCATTTCAACATGTGGCTGCCCATAACTGCAATTAGAATCAGCTGATCCCTCCAATTCCCTGTTGCTAATCACCAAATCTTTGCCTTGTTTCTGTGAGGGGTTGAAAGATGTGTGCAAAGGAGCCAATAGTCTGCAAAAAATGAAAGGGTATCTTGTAGTTAAGGAAATTGCTGCTGTAGAGTATTAtgttttttctgcctctcttcagCTTTCTATGTGATGCTGAGTATGTCACTTCAGTCAGTGGGCCGTGTTTTCCAGGAGCCTGACCTGAAGATGGGCAGAGTGCTTTGCAGATGCATCTGAGCTTAGTGGGAGAAGTGCTTTAAAGATGCATCTCCATCATCCTATAGAATATTATTACTTTTCCATCTAGCATTTTACTGTATTAAGTAATTATGCACTTGATGCATATTTGGATAATGCTCAGGTACCGTATCAGTGAGAAGGACAAAAgagaatatataaaaagaacatCAGTTTATTTGATATATTCAGTGAAGTAAGGAACCTGTAAAAATGATACATGATCATATAGTTAAAATACATACTATTATATATGTGCCAGAGATGTAGAAATCTAAGATTACAGGGCAGCCTTACTTTTGGCATTTCTGGGTCTGTACTTTCTGTAATGTCTGCTGTACTTTAAAATCGTAATGTTCTTGTGTGATTTCTCTGAATATAATAAGCTCTTGGgggttttgttctcttttctttgacCAGAACATGTGATCAGCTACGTTGTACTGCTTGTGACTTCCGTGTGTCACTTTACAATGACTACATATGGGACCAATCCTgtgattatctttttttcaggtatGCCACAGCTGGATTTGGTATTAATATTGTGTTAGTGTACTTCAGGGCCTGATCTGAATGAGAAAGTTGAAAAGTCCAGAGCACTTCTGTGTTATCTGACCAGGAGCGTGTGTGCAAACTGTTTGGTGATTGAGTGGGAAGGTCTGTGGGGAGAGGGATGCAATACCTCACATGATcacatttcattcttttcctcttcttaccCCTATCACTCTACCTACCAAATAcacatctctgcttttaaaaataattcaggtttTACAGTAAAGTGGCAACTTTaacactgaaataaacagaTGCCTTGTGTGATGAGTGGTGTTCTACTGCAGAATATTTCTCTGGCACATACTTCTCGCTATACTTTCAGTCTTTCATACACACTGCAGTTGTTTTAagtcaggttttctttttctttccaatatcGAGCATTATACCATCTGTGTAACATGTTCAGTGAAACTCACATGGTTTCATTTCTTAACagacttctttttaaagtgaaatgtgATGAACTGGAAAAgtgagattttgttttcttgttataTTGTGCTGCCTTtaagttttctcatttcatttttttggaaGACTTGAAATTAAAGAGtggtttttttccagtttctctaAAACTATATCTAATGTCAAGACTTAGGTGAAATGTAGTGTAGTAGGCATTATCCTAATACAGACATCAAATTTAAATTCCTCTTGTTTTTATAAGGTCTCTATGTGTTCCAGTTCACTGATTAAGGTAATTAATGTGTTCTGAGTATGTGGTTGGCCACCAGAGGGTGTTACAGCTGGTGTAGAACAGTAACAGATAAATTATCtccttttccattatttttcttgtactaCATATTAGGTTTATCCTGTGTTTTCTCTCTAgttcaaaaaaatctttgaataaaagacttctgttttttcctattattGAAAGCAGGATTAAAAATACAACACTGCACTAGTCCCCTGAGATGAGTTTGGTAGttagattaaataaaaatgattgtttCATTTAATCAAAGTCTAAATTATTCTGCCTCTGAGATCTTGAATTAATAGAAAACCCAGTGCAGTGGAAGGCATTGGTATGAGATAATAAACTCTTTCTTTAGGGTCTGAAGCAGGGTCTATAAAGCTGACAGAGAATTTTGTCTACAAAAAAAGGATTCTGTTCAAAAATGGAATTTAAGCCTATCTGTAAATTCATTGATGATAGGGGCACTCAACAATGTGCTTAAAAGCTTTTTTGATTTGAAATGGTCTCATGGAGCTttttacttcaggaaaaaaaaaaaaggcctgatCTTAAAATGAACTCACTTGATTGACAGGAATAACATGCCTGAACTCAGTAAACTAAGGGCGAAGAtgataaagaagaaaggatCACGGGCATATGCTTGTCAGTGCAGCTGGAGATCCATTGATGAATTAACTGACCTCCAAACAGACCAGCAGCTTCGATGGGTTTGTGGTAAACATGCAGAATGAAGTCCTCTTGTGTATTGtagtattttaatgtaaaaacagGTCACAAGCTCAATTTGTTTCCCATGCAGTTTTCTGAGAATGAAAGGGAACCCAAATATTTATATCTAGAAATAGATTATGACACCCAGAGTtcaaactgaaaacttttttcacTTCAACTGTCTTGCAGACCATATGGGGAGTTGAATTgttagaagaaacaaagaatctGAAGGCTTTTTCTGAGACTAAATGAGCTTAAACTCATTTTCAGTGGTGTTAAGGAAAGGAAGTTAACAGACTTAGGTATAGGGCAAAGAATTGAAGAGTGTCAGCACTTTGGCTGTGTTCCTCATCCAGAAGAGTACTTTATTTCCCACATCTGCAAAATCTGGGACTCAAAGAAAATGATGGGCTGAGATGAAGCCATAACACAAGCATATGAATTTCTATATGGAAATTAATATTACTGTTTCACTTTTCCCATGGCTGTCAACAATCATTGATCTCCTAAAAGATTACTGCAAGATCAGCTCTCACCACAAAGGTTTTAGCACACCCCAGAACTTTACTTTCTGTTGCCCACCAGTAGCTAAAAACTGCAGGTGTTGGAAATTTCACTCCTATTTCCTACTATCCTCcatgtgtttctttcttttttgccaaGCAAGGACTTTGTGTTGAAGTTCCTTGGACCTTTATCACAGGAACCTTTTTGGACTTCtcttcagccttcactgcaAGAGGTGAACAGGTTATTGAATAATACTTTGCAGTTTATAAGGTATTCCGAGGAATATTTGGTTCTGTTcaatattttcaaggaaaaaaaaagctcagactTTAAGAGTGAGAAAAATATATCCCCACTGactttcatatttcatttttttttcagtttgcatagtTTCACTTCAGAATACTACATATTCAGAAGGGATATCTGCCCTGTTTCAACATACAGTCCTCCCCCAGTAACATCATAATATCATGTTAATTGGTGAATTGCTTTGGTTACAGTTAATGTCACTGTAGTTTATAAGCTTATTTGTTTTTGCTACTTATAAATAAGGCTGGagttggctttgttttttttttttttttcggggaaaaggaaagggttACCAGTCCTGGAAATTGTTACATTAAATAATATCTGAAGTTCCAAGGAGAGACAGTGGATGAGGTGTATATGCCATATGTGATACCGTGCAGATAAATTCAAAATGACTTGCTTTGTGCAATTCCAGTTATACAGagccatttttgtttttatgaaattttgTTCACTGCCCTAATCTGTACATGAtcaatctgttctttttctgagcTTCTGAGCCTTTCCAAGGCAATTACATGGTCTTTCTTATAGAAGTCATCTATTGAATCAGCAGCCTTGTCTGTACTGCTCTGAAGGAGCAGGTCCTGGTAACGGCCAGAGGCATAATGTACTCTGCATCCCATCTATCTTCCACCTGGGTGAGTATTTGTGCAGAGCCTGTGGAGGACCTGCAGCATGTCAGAGAGGCCTGGCAGTGTGCCTGTACACAACTTACCAGTGCTTTAGATTTCACGTTTCAGGGCTGTGCTAGTGGACACAGAGAGGTGCCTAAAACATGGTAGCTGGCTTTGGAGAAGAACTTCAGTTTCCCCTGCCATAATGATATAGACATATTTAGTGTGATTTGTTGTTTCCAGGGCAATTGTTGTTTCAGGCTGAAGTTCCAGCTGCTCGAGTCTAATACTGCAGGTTCAGGAGACAGGGAGACCTGCTGATTAGAGCTCAGTCAGCTACTGGAAAAGGTCAGCTTACTTTCAGCCCTTTACAAAAAGATACCTAAGTGTGGACTGTAAGCAGTAAATGTTCCTGGGTTCCTGTTCTTCAGGTGAGGCTGAGTGATTTTCATTCCCAAAGAACTTCAAAGCTGATGATAagggaaagaacacaacagtaGTATGTAATTTGATGACAAGCACTGCAGAAGAAGAAGCTTACTTTCCATTCTccatcttgaagaaaaataaattcagttacAGCTTTGGCTCAGCTCTTCCAAGGTCATTGGAGATTGTGATAATCAAGTAGCCCTTGGGATGCATTTTTGGCCTGGATTTCCGCTGGAACTTGTGCCATAATGCAGGAAACAAGTTAGGCTTGCAGCTTGTGAGCAAGAAAAAGGGAGAATGTGAACATTCATCTCTGTTCATAACACCAAGTCCTATGAAGTTGTCAGATGTCATGTCACTTGGCAAAGGAGCATGTCTCCTGTA
It encodes the following:
- the CFAP418 gene encoding cilia- and flagella-associated protein 418 is translated as MADDLERLLDEVERRLCRLPARAAGGGGEDDGEEEKGAAKARSTKLLMSAGSSEENIDDIFDEICNDNSFIKTPLKSRSNSADITPHNNSLVMQAHGKRCCPVYLGGSSSPYGIGTNISKRTCDQLRCTACDFRVSLYNDYIWDQSCDYLFFRNNMPELSKLRAKMIKKKGSRAYACQCSWRSIDELTDLQTDQQLRWVCGKHAE